A window of Salmo trutta chromosome 17, fSalTru1.1, whole genome shotgun sequence genomic DNA:
gagagggagagagtatgtGAGTGATACTGAGAAGAGGAGTGAGCCTGTaactcacactcacacagacagacggagggaTCTATGTAGCAGCAGCGGAGGCTGCAGCAGTGTGGTGTGGGACAGAGGGGATTGTTATTGCTTGGCTGAGCTGGGACCTGTCCTGTCTGATGGAGAGCAGAAGGATGCAGCATAGTAAGTAAtacaaatgtgtgtgtatgtgtggtattTGTCTGCTGTCTGAAAGATAAGAGGGTCTAGAAGACTGAGGCGGGGGTGGGGGAGTTGTGAAGAGACAAAGAAGAGAGAATGATGGAGAGGGATACATTAAAGTGGTTGGTGTTGCTGGGCATGTCTATGGTGAGTGCTGTGCTACTTTCTGAGTACATtggcagagagaggcaggaaaaaaaaaaaaagtaggtaTGCATGCGTACATGGGAGGGTTTGTTTTTTctagtggaggaggagaggacactgCTACAGTTTCTTTGTATGCTGACTgcgaggaaggccctaaacatttttTAAGACTCCAggcacccaagtcatagactgttctctctactaccgcacggcaagtggtaccgatgcaccaagtctggaaccaacaggaccctgatcagcttctacccccaagccataagactgctaaatagttagttaaatagttaaccaatagtcacccggactatctgcattgaccctttttgcacgaacttttttgactcatcacatacacagctgctactgtttattatctatcatgttacgtagtcactttattcctaattatatgtacatatcttcTTCAATTACTTTGTACCTCTACACATCGACTCGGtgctggtaccccatgtatatagccaagttatcgttactaattgtgtatttattattacttttattattacatgttattacttttctattatttctctattttctttatgtctgcactgttgggaagggcccgtaagtaagcgtttcactgttagtctacacctgttgtttacgaagcatgtgaccaaTATAATGTGGTTTGATTTGACTTTgaggtgtgtgttgtctgtgttctGCAGGTGAGCCTATTCTTAAGTATGTGGCGTTGAGGTGAAAGAAGTGTTCGTTGGGAATCATGTGATTGGACAGCAATGTTTACCTGCATCATGTGACTTCAAAGAGAATATTACACTATAGGGTCTCCATCATGGCTGCTGTGATGTggacctctctcctcctctcccttgctcctctcctccatcttcaaGCCTTTACCTTGGCCCCAGAGGGCGCCACAAAGGCACCACCACacccacatacagacacacagatcgATGACCCAGTACTGGCCTCACACAGCACTGTATGGCCCTCCTGGGCTCCTGTAGTCCCCACCGCTGGAGCCAGAATGGCCGACTCTTTGGACTGGTTTCCAGGGCTGAAAGACTCCACACTGGCACCTGAGGAAACTGAGAAAAAGGACAACAAAGGCGAGTTTCGGGGAACTATCAGTGACTACACAGAGACCCAAGGCTTTAATCCACTCACTAGACCTACATCACCAGCCCCAGTGAATGCACAGCTAGGGTCTACTACTGACTCGGACCAACACCAACCCAGAGCCCAGGCCACAAACGGAGAGTTGTTAGCTCTGGACTTCCCAGCCACTCAACAGAGAGACATACTGGAGGGAGATATCGTGGTGGAAGAGATTGGAGATGAGTTACAGGACTTCACAGAGAACCTCACAGAGGAAACAGGAACAGACACAAGTAAGAGTATCCAACCCCCATCCCTTCACCCCCATGTCACAGTGATATGTCCACTTTTACAACACCCTCATGGTGTTGGTAAGAATAGTCTTCCCTCGTATTTATAGGACATTGGGCAGAATTGACCTATTTTCGATTTTGTAAAATACTGGCGGTGAATGTACTGATTTACTGTGGCAGTGTGATGAGAGTAACCCTTAATATATTTTCTGTTCATGACATCCTACCTCTGATATCATGAAGTACAATGTGTGTTTGGTGTTTACATGCCCCTGTAGcaattgtagttgtagtagtattagtagtgtgtgtgtttggtattGAAGTGTGTGTTGGAAGGTGACTTGTCTTCTCTGTCTGCTCTATGTCTGCTCTGTGCCTTATCTATGTCTGCTCTGTGCCTGCTTTATGTCTGCTCTGTACCTGCTCTATGTCTGCTCTATGTCTGCTCTATGTCTGCTCTGTGCCTACTCTGTGCCTTCTCTATGTCTGCTCTATGTCTGCTCTGTGCCTGCTCTATGTCTGCTCTATGTCTGCTCTGTGCCTGCTCTATGCCTGCTCTATGTCTGCTCTGTGCCTGCTCTGTGTATGTGTGATATGTATTCTGCTGGCAAACACAGTTGTTTTATATTCACAGGGCGGTTTACGTCacgcctctccccctctctcctctctctctttctcattctctcctctcatctccttctctcccacTCCATCAATCCTCCTTGTCTCCTCCCTCAATCTCCCCCTtcatctctcccctccatcttccatccatctctaccacctctcactctcctcttctTTTCCACTCTGTCACAGACACACTTTATTTCTCTCCCTTGCTGTCCTATCTTCTTAAACAGCTACGCTGAGGGAGACTGTTAATGAATTCCTTCGTGTGAGGACAGTAAATGAGATGTCAATGAGAAACACAGTGGACTGGTGGTTTTATATAGGACATTGTAGAAGCCTCTTGCCTCTCCAGCcagggaggggtagagagcaTAGGCAGAGGGTAGTAAAAGGTCtaagagggagggagactgaACTGGGTTAGCTCTGtgtctcacatctctctctctctcacacacacacacacacacacacacacacacacacgcacgcacgcacgcacgcacgcacgcacgcacgcacgcacgcacgcacgcacgcacgcacgcacacacacacacacacacacacacacacacacacacacgtgaaaagaagagaagagaccagagaatgtcacgacttccaccgaagtcggttcctctgcttgttcgggcggtgttcagcggtcgacgtcaccggtcttctagccatcgccgatccacctttcattttccatttgttttgtcttgttttcccacacacctggtttacattccctcattacttgtcgtgtatataaccctctgttccccccatgtctgtgtgtgagataGTTTGTTGTAAAGTGTTTGTGCATTTTGACTGGTTCGCGACGGGTTATTTTGTAcccatattttgttgttctggGTGCCATTGGTTTTGCATATTAAACTGCTCCAGTttttacccagttctgctctcctgcgtctgacttccctatAGCCAGTCACGCACCTTTTACAGCGAAGGTCTTGTTGTAGAGCTCagtaggcagtaggcagtagGCAGGCACATAGGTAGTGGACGTGTCCACATTATTCAGATGTTATGTTATCATAGGGGACAGACATACAGCATAGAATACAGTAGcaaaaaaaagtatgtgaaccctttggaaatacctggatttctgaatAAATTGGccataaaatgtgatctgatcttcatctaggtcacaaaaatagacaaacacagtctgcttaaactaacaacacacaaacaattatacgttttcttgtctttattgaacacaccgtgtaaacattcacagtgcagggtggaaaaagaaTGTGAACCCTTggttttaataactggttgaccctcctttggcagcaataacctcaaccaaacgttttctgtagttgcggatcagagctgcacaacggtcaggaggaattttggaccattccactttacaaaactgtttcagttcagcaatattcttgggatgtctggtgtgaactgctctcttgaggtcatgctacagcatctcaatcgggttgaagtcaggactctgactgcgtattttcttctgttgcatcagtgttttgggtcgttgtcctgttgcatcacccaacttctgtttcaattggcggacagatagcctaacattctcctgcaaaatgtcttgataaacttgggaaatcattttttccatcgatgatagcaagctgtcaagGCCATGAGGCAGCAAAGCTGCCCCAAACCATGATGATCCCGCCACCATAcgttacagttgggatgaggttttgatgttggtgctCTGTGCCTTTTTTCCTCCACACCCAGTGTTgtatgttccttccaaacaactgaactgtagtttcatctgtccacagaatattttgccagtagcgctgtggaacatccaggtgcacttttgcaaacttcagatgtgcagcaatgttttttttggacagcagtggcttcttccatggtgtcctcccatgaacaccagtcttgtttagtgttttacatatcttagactcatcaacagagatgttagcatgttccagagatttctgtaagtctttagcttaCACTCtaagattcttcttaacctcattaagcattctgcgctgtgctcttgcagtcatctttgcaggacggccactcctagggagagtagcaacagtgctgaactttcttaatttatagacaatttgtcttaccgtggactgatgaacatcaaggcttttagagatacttttgtaacgcTTTcgagctttatgcaagtcaaccattctaaatcttaggtcttctgagatctcttttgttcgaggcatggttcacatcaggcaatgcttgaCTTcaattagcctaggggttcacatactttttccaacctacactgtgaatgtttaaatgatgtattcaatatagataagaaaaatacaataatatttgttattagtttaagcacactatatttgtctattgttgtgacttagatgaagatcagattaaatttgatgaccaatttatgcagaaatccaggtaattccaaagggttgacatactttttcttgccactgtaggtaCATGCACTTACAATATTATGTTATTATTGATGTAATGTTAGTTTTAAGAGTGTGCTTGGGATTATAAATAGTTACACAAATGAGAACAGCAATGGGGTCAATACTACCTCATCtgaacacagtctctctctccctctctccctctcttgctctctgtccctccctcccaccctttctctctctctcccctggctctctctctctctgacccagttAGAGATTCCCAGTTACAAGAATGTACTTTTATAATGGAttagctctctcgctctccctctctctctctctctccctgatatTTCACCCAATGAAATTCCAGGGGCAAGTGGTTGATTTGGGCATCAGTTTCAATAATCTTTGTTTCTGTTTTTGCAGGTGTGTTTCCAGAGGAGGGGTGGCCAAAGTCGGCCACCAATGAGTCGGCTCTCATCGACTGCAGCCTTGACACCAGAGCCACACCCTGCAACACAACTGATCAATCCTGGAGCCCCTTTTACCCCAATGACATCATCTCCAATCAATCCCAGCGCCCCTTTCTGTCtctaactcctcctctctttgtgcctctgtattctGATTGGAACTCAGCTCTGGCCACCTGGGGCTTTGCCTGGGAGGCCCACATCTACGGTCTGGGATCTGTGTTCACTGCATTAGCGCTGATATCTGTACTCTGTCTGTTAGGTCTGCCCCTGCGCTGCCCCCCAGGAAGCCCCTACTTCACCCTGCTGCACCTGTTCCTCCTGGCCACCGGAGGCACTAGAGCATTCTCTCTGCTGTATGACGCTTATAGTCACCAGGACCACCTGCCTGCTCTgggctctctccttctctctgaacTACCCTTCCCCTGCCTCACCTCTGCCTTCTCCATctgcttcctcctcctctccctccgctCTCGCATGCACCTCTCCCTtcatttttccctctctctctccctccctctctccaccctgccCAGGCCTTGTCTCTTGTTCTTCCTCTCCCTGATGCACTTCGGAGCCTTCCTGGGCTCCATAGCTCTATTCCATGTCTTCCCCagcctccctgtcctcctcctgctCCCCCAGGGAGTGTTcatcctcctctgcctcctcctccccTGCTCGTTCCTCCTCTTTTACTGCCATGTACGACAAGATGCCAAACACATCCAACGGCTGAGTGACGGCGAGGGAGAGGTAACAGGTTCCCCAGTTCTGGTGGGGCGGCTGTCCCGGTGCCCATTCGCTGAGGCTGAGGAGTGGAGAAGGGCAGCAAGGGCTGGGGTGGGAGGGGCTCTGTGCCTGTTAGGGTGTGGGGGGCTTCAGCTGTATGGGATGTTACATGCATTAGGGCTCGGAGGGGTGAGTGCTGGGGCAGGGTTCCAGCCCTGGCCTTGGTGGGCATACCAGCTGGGCTGCAGGCTCTGTGAGGTGGGGGTGTGTCTGTCCCTGTCAATTATCGGCACTCAGCCCCTCCTCTTCTGTTGCTCCAACTCTAACTCCTCCTCCCGGACTAAACTCAACACCAACACCTGTCAGGGGTCCTGGGCGCGGCTGCCCTGTGCCTCACCCGCAGGAGGGCCTAGCCACCCACTTTccatctctcccatcctcccccctcACTACCCCTGGTCCCTTGGGCAGAAAGAGAAGCAGGTTGTGTGTGATGTCATCAGGAAGCGCCATTCCGAAGCCCTCCCCCTCTACACACTAATGGATCCCCCTTCAAATGGACTGAACCagcatcctaaccctaacccccacccTGGCCAGACCAAAACCTCCAGACACCCCAACCTCCCTAATCCTCCAAGCCCACCAGGGAGACTTCAAGCTGGGGTTGAGTCCCAGGGCTCCTCCCAGGGTAGTCTATGTCTGGACACTGACTCCACAGTGGACCTGCGCCCCCCCTCTCCCATTGACCTGTCCCGCAGCATAGACCAGGCCCTGTACAGCGAGACCCTGTTCCCCCACAGCCTTTTCAGCTCCTCCAGGCTGCTCCACGCCTCTTCCAGCCTCTCCTTGAACTCCCCTGGCTCCCACCACAGCCAGAGTGCCTCATGGCCTGGAAACAACTCAGCCGACAGTCCCCTCTACCGGACCTCTTCCTGTGGAGATGTGGATATGTCTCCTACACGGCCTCCCCAGCCGGGATGCATTCTCCCAGGCTGCAGCGATCCCTGCTGTCCGCCTGAGTGCTGGTGGAGAGGTAGTAACTCCAGCTATCTGTGCCAGGAGTCCCTGAGTGGGTCTTCCCAGGGTCTGTTCCCCAGCTCAGGGACAGGAGGGGCATGGTcacacccccacaccaccagagGGCAGCCCTGCCAGAGCAGTCTGCCCAGGACACTCCCCCACCTTACCTATCACAGACGTTACCACACCCTCAGCTCGGCCTCGCAGGACAGTCAGTGGGAGGGGCGGCTGGAGGGCAGAGAGGACCTGAGTGAAAGCAGGTTGCTGGAACGGGATACGGCCGTACAAGCGGAATTCGTCAACGTGTGCCGACAGATCGATGCTCTTAGCGTGTGTAGTGACACTATTGACCTGTAGGCAGATGCTACAGGGTTTGAACCATGCGTCATCTATGTGCCACAAGGGCGTAAGGATATGACATGTATAATGCACAGAGATCATATATTGACCTCTAGTGAGAGCTAAGGACGTAACTGATACGCTACACTTAGTGCTTGAGTGATGTTAGCATTCAGATCAAGCAGATTTTTCACTGCTACAACAGAAGTATACAGAGGTAGAACTGACTATCAGTTGCAGTTTTATGGGGATTCTACACATAGAAAATAGACTTATAGATCTGTTTGATTAGTTATAAGCTGTATATAACTGAACAGTTAGTTCCAAAAAGTGCTAAATGAACAATGAACTTACTGAAACAACCAAATTAGAACtgatttgaagaactttgaataCGAAATGTCAGTATAGTCTTGATGATAACCATACCAATATGCAAGATCACTTCATGCTTTAGTGCCATCTACTGGGGGAGAGTGAACAAAGGGTAACTCTTACATTATAGCTGTTTTTTAATAAACTGTTTGTTCTTATAAAGAATTTATAATTGGTGTCCTACCACCAAGCAATATAAGCGTACCTGTTTAAGTCACAACAGCAATATAAACCAGGAGTTATACTAGAGTGTTCAAGTGCCAAATGCAGCAATGGAACCCGATACCAAAGCAAAGATTTCACCCAACGTTTTTAATTTAATTGAAAAACAGCTCAACCTCTGATATTTCAAACCCTTTCTCTACAATGAGTAACGCTGTGTCATACGGTACATATATCATTGAAGACTGTGTAAAATATACAGAGTATACTAAACGTAaggacacctgttctttccatgacagactgaccaggtgaatccagattaaagttatgatcccttattgatgtcatttgttaaatccatttcagtccgtgtagatgaaggggaggagacaggttaaagaaggatttttaagccttgagacaattgagacatggatgtgtgccattcagagggtgaatgacaaaatatttaagtacctttgaacggggtatgttagtaggtgccaggcgcaccagtttgtgtcaagaactctAACCCTGTTAGACTCTAactgctcaacagtttcctgtgtgtatcaagaatgttccatcacctaaaggacatccagccaatttgacacaactgtgtgaagcattggagtcaacatgggccagcatccccgtggaatgctttcaacaccttagagtccatgccctgacaaattaaggctgttctgagggaaaaagtggagggtgtaactcaatattaggaaggtgttcctaatgtttagtatactcagtgtatattttatTGTAAATACAATGTACATGGAAAACAGTTCAACTGGTATGTCATGCATCGTAGATGAGGTATGACAAACAAATTAAGTTTATGATGTTTGAAAAAATAAGTAATTATTTATAGTAATACGAACACACAGTTGCAgacaaatatattggcaccctttcACTTTCTTAATTATTTCcctatttcttctaaaataagatgaaattgaaaaaaataacttgtctccacaccttgttattggattttcaacattgcagaaccaCATTTATTTTAGTATACTTAAGTTTTCAATTTGAATGGAGATAATAATTACAAATGCCATAGGTTTTTGGTTTTGGATTTCATTTGCaaggcattttttttatttgtttttttatttaaccaggcaagtcagttaagaacaaagtcttatttataatgacggcctaggaacagtgggttaactgccttgttcagggacaaaacaacagattgttaccttgttagcttggggattcaatctagcaacctttcggttactggcccaatgctctaaccactaggctacctgcggccCATCATGAAATCAGCAGATTATCAGGTGTTTTGGATCAATCCAGTGTCTCCGTTGAAGGTTGTGGGTCtcccagcaggacaacgaccacAAACACACGTAAAAAAACATCCAGGTTCAAGAAGAGATGCTGTTCTGGAGTGGTCAGCAAAGTCCAGATCTGAATCCCATCCATAACCTATGGCAAgagctgaaaacagcagttggtggagGGCACCCCTTAAAACATAGAACAATTTGAGCAATAATTTGCTGCTGAAAAGTGAGCCACATTGCCAGTAGAAAGGTgcagcaagctcattgatgaCTACAAGTGCTTATCTGCAGTTATCTTGGCAAAAGGCTATGCAACCAAGTACTAGCGGGATGGCAATCATTTTGTTCATgccatttgtctttattttctcaATTAAAATTGTGAACCTaagtttacaaaaataaaataggtTCTGTAATGACGAAAATCCAATACGTTTTTTTCAATTTCAACTTATTTGAAAAGAAATAGGAATTGTttaacattttactgcagtgggctaaatcagggtcacacatggtggttcttggtagtcttaaacaaatctactttgaaacaaaagtatacacctcacacacatggttatgggcttaaataaagacacctgtaccatgtcagatatagagcaGACCTTTGTGGACTCTGACTATATACATTGTCATGATCTATAGGCCCTATCACAGAGAGAGTTGTTTCAGTTGAACTACTTGTTTTTCCTGTAGTCAGCAGCAATAGTTTAGACAAACTGAGATTTCATTCATGTGTAGCCACAACTCTGTAGTGTAAGCCTTGAGTGTGGTTTATGTTGCTATTAAACAGCTTTTGACAACTTTGGATGATACaaatggagagagaaggaaatgAGTGAAAGAATGAGAAAAGGGTAGGAAGGGAGTGTGTGAGCAAAACAAAGCCCACATTGCACTCTGCTGGTGTGGAAAAAGGATAATATCACTATGTTAGGAATGACATTATGGGCAGCAACTGATGTAATGATATCATGTATCCTACTCAACATACCATTTTGGGAGTGTAACCACAACATAGCACAGACTGTACATACACCAAATAAGGAGAATAGTAGATATTATGTTGAAGTTAACTTCTTTATTCTGGTTCATGCAATAGCATGGTACAGCATTAAGGAATTTAAAAGTGTGAGGTTGAAATCACCAGAGGTATAAAATACAAAGCATGATCAaagagttagccagctaacttaactaAATGTTCTGAAATAACTTACATGTTTTACAAATTGGCATGGTATAATTgactcaacaaaaaaaaaacatatataaaaaGTTTAGTTCTTAATGAACCAGAAATTCAGCCATTATTTCTGGCTTTGATCCTGATTTGTAGTATATCCTCTggagaaaacaaaaacaactttTGTGCAACTTTCAGCACCTAATGTTCACTTCACACAAAGATTAACACAACAAACTGGGAGAAGTTCTGTCGTTGTGGGTGGGTCACTAATTTAACTGACAGTGCCCTACTGTTATAAACTAGCTGTACGTCTTCTACAGGAAGGAAATTGAGGAAATGAAAGAATCTGTGTCATCAGTAAAACTATTCATCATTAAAAACCAAATTTCTTCACTCACTGCCACCGGGTATTAGCAGTACATTCACCCTGGTAAACAAGATAATTCAAGGTCGGTTTCCCGAACacagattctccattgagcatgctttttagtccaggactaggcttaacctgtgtccgggaaaccagaCCTCAGAATCATATATGACTAgaaatacagtattatattgtgGCCaacatatacagtgtattcggaaggtattcagaccatttgactttttccaaatattGTTGTTACAaccttaatctaaaatgtattacattcatttttttcctcaaatctacacaaaacaccccataatgacagtgaaaacaggtctttagaaatgtttgcaaatgtattttttttaaatagagagaaatgccttatttatataagtattcagacccattgctatgagactccaaattgtgCGCAGGTGCAGCctatttctattgatcatccttgagatgtttctacaacttgaagtccacctgtggtaaattcaattgattgcagtggtgtaaagtacttaagtaaaatactttaaagtactacttaagtatttttttggATATctgtactatttatatttttgacaacttttactccactatattcctaaagaaaatgtacttttactccatacattttccctgacacccaaaagaaccccatacattttgaatgtttagcaggacaggaaaattgtctaattcacgcgcttttcaagagaacatccctggtcattcctactcCCTCTgctctggcagactcactaaacaaaaatgcttcatttgtaatcATGTCTGACTGTTGAACTGTGCTCCTGGcaatccgtaaataaaaaaattaaatacaaaatattAAAATTGGGTCGTCTGGTTTGCAGAATTATAACAAATGtttaatgatttatacttttgatacttaagtacatttcgaatcaaatacttttagacttttactcatgtagtattttactgggtgactttcacttttactagtcattttcttttaaaaaggtatctttacttttactcaagtctgaaccttgggtactttttccaccactgattaattggacatgatttggaatgacATATcaatataaaggtcccacagttgacagtgcatgtcaaagcctTGAGGTCGAAATAATTGTTCGTGGAGCTTTGAGAcacgattgtgtcgaggcacagatctggggaaggctaccaaaacatttctgcagcattgaaggtccccaagaacacagtggactccataattcttaaatggaaaaaattggaaccaccaagactcttccaagcaattgggggagaagggccttggtcagggaggtgaccaagaacccgatggtcgctCCAGAGttaatctgtggagatgggagaaccttccagaaggacaaccatctcagcagcactccatcaattttttttatttattttacctttatttatcaggcctttatggtagagtggcttccagacggaagcaactcctcagtaaaaggcacataacagcccgctttgagtttgccaaaaggtacctaaaggactctcagaccatgagaaacaagattctctggtctgatgaaaccaagatggaactctttggcctgaatgccaagcgtgtctggaggaaacctggcaccatccctacggtggtagcaccatgctgtgaggatgttttacagcagtagggactgggagactagtcacaatcaagggaaagatgaaccaagcaaagtacagagagatgcttgatgaaaacctgctccagaccgctcaggacctcagactggggcaaaggttcaccttccaacaggacaatgaccctaagcacacagccaagacaacgcaggagtggcacatccagagcccggacttgaagccAATCAAACATCTTTGAATAGatctgaaaattgctgtgcagcgacgctccccatccaacctgacagagcttgagagtgaaagaagaatgggaaaaacttcccaaatacaggtgtgccaagcatgtagcgtcatgCTCAAGAAGACA
This region includes:
- the LOC115151354 gene encoding proline-rich transmembrane protein 4-like, producing MAAVMWTSLLLSLAPLLHLQAFTLAPEGATKAPPHPHTDTQIDDPVLASHSTVWPSWAPVVPTAGARMADSLDWFPGLKDSTLAPEETEKKDNKGEFRGTISDYTETQGFNPLTRPTSPAPVNAQLGSTTDSDQHQPRAQATNGELLALDFPATQQRDILEGDIVVEEIGDELQDFTENLTEETGTDTSVFPEEGWPKSATNESALIDCSLDTRATPCNTTDQSWSPFYPNDIISNQSQRPFLSLTPPLFVPLYSDWNSALATWGFAWEAHIYGLGSVFTALALISVLCLLGLPLRCPPGSPYFTLLHLFLLATGGTRAFSLLYDAYSHQDHLPALGSLLLSELPFPCLTSAFSICFLLLSLRSRMHLSLHFSLSLSLPLSTLPRPCLLFFLSLMHFGAFLGSIALFHVFPSLPVLLLLPQGVFILLCLLLPCSFLLFYCHVRQDAKHIQRLSDGEGEVTGSPVLVGRLSRCPFAEAEEWRRAARAGVGGALCLLGCGGLQLYGMLHALGLGGVSAGAGFQPWPWWAYQLGCRLCEVGVCLSLSIIGTQPLLFCCSNSNSSSRTKLNTNTCQGSWARLPCASPAGGPSHPLSISPILPPHYPWSLGQKEKQVVCDVIRKRHSEALPLYTLMDPPSNGLNQHPNPNPHPGQTKTSRHPNLPNPPSPPGRLQAGVESQGSSQGSLCLDTDSTVDLRPPSPIDLSRSIDQALYSETLFPHSLFSSSRLLHASSSLSLNSPGSHHSQSASWPGNNSADSPLYRTSSCGDVDMSPTRPPQPGCILPGCSDPCCPPECWWRGSNSSYLCQESLSGSSQGLFPSSGTGGAWSHPHTTRGQPCQSSLPRTLPHLTYHRRYHTLSSASQDSQWEGRLEGREDLSESRLLERDTAVQAEFVNVCRQIDALSVCSDTIDL